TCTTCCCTCCTCTCTTCGGTGTGCAGAAGGCCCTCCTCCCCTTAACCATGAACTCCTCTAATCGGCCGGTGTTTGTCACCAAAGCTTTCCTAATCTCGCCGTTTACTTCAACTAGGGCTACAAAGCGGTTGAGCCTTTCGATGAACCTGCACGGAACGACGTTGAGGGTCAGCAGTACGGGTTTCGTCATGAAATAAACTACACCGAAAGACGTTTTTAACTTTGAGGGCAAACTTAAACGGTGGTTCGATGATACCGGAGGAGTTCATCAAATACGCCTTCGAGGAGAGGGTGGAAGGAATAAGAAAGCTCGCGGAGGGAAAGTTCGGGCCGGAGGCGCTGATAGGGTTCACGAGGCACAACCCGGCCGTAATAACCTGCGGAAGGGCCGGCCCGAATGGGTCGATCAAGGGGATAGGGTTCATCCACAAGGATGAATATCTGGAGGAGACCCTTCAAAAACTGCGAGAAGAACTAAAGAGGCCCTACAACCCCAGAGAAGCCCTCGACTTTCTCCTCAACGAGATATACGTGAGGAAGAAGATGGACTTCACAAAGCTGGTGTCCCTCGAACTCGCCAAAAAGCACACCTGGGCGAACGTCACTGGAGGAAGCAGGGAAGCAACGGTGCTCTTCTTCACGCCGCCGAGCACATCCTACGAGGTCAGATGCGAGGTGGAGGTGCACAAGGGTGACGAGGTGTGGGAGTACACCAACGCCGTCCATGACGTCTTCCACAGGCCGGAGAGGCCGAGGGACTGGAGGGGAACGCCCGCGTACCTCTTCAAAATCAAAGAAATCTACGACAACGGCGAGAGGGCGATGGGAGTGAGGATTTATCCGTGAGTGGGGGATTCCAGCACAAACTTTTTATCCAGTTTATGGATAATCCAATTGGTGGATAATAATGAAATTCTACGACAGGGAAAGCGAGATGACCTCCCTTGAGAAGGCCTTGGAAGCGTCCCGCTCAAGGCTCGTTGTGGTCGTGATAACCGGCAGGAGGAGGGTGGGCAAGACAAGGCTTGTGAGAGAGTTCTTTAAGAGAAACGGGGTGAAGTTCCTGGACTTTTTCGTTGGTGTCAAAAGCGAGAGGCTCCTAATGGAGGACTTTTCAGGGGAGATACGGGAGAAACTCGGCTACTCCCCAGAATTCACCACTTTCCGCGATCTCCTTCAGTATCTGGAGCGGATAAGCCCGGAGGCAGTTTTCTTCGACGAGTTCCAGAACGTCCTCCGGATTAACCCGTCAATGGCGTTCGAGCTCCAGAGGTTCATAGACAGAAACGCGGAGAAGCCGCTCCTCATGGTGCTGTCGGGTTCATACCTCGGCATGATGAAGAAGCTCTTCGCCTCGCGGAAGGCGCCGCTCTACGGGAGGAGTTCAATCTTTATGGAGCTCAGGCCCCTAAAGCCCTCCCACGTTTTCAGAATGCTGGGGGATATAGGGGTTGAAGATGCAGAAAGGAAGGTGGCCTTTTACTCCCTCTTCGGAGGTGTACCCAAATACTACGAACTCCTGGAGCTGCTCGGTGAGGATGAACCCTTAGAACTCCTCACGAAGGCCGTTGAATACTCCACGTTCATCGTTTCCGAGGGAGAAGGACTCCTGATGGATGAGTTCGGAAAGGGTTACAGAACATACTTCTCAATCCTCCAGGCAATAGCAGGGGGGAAGAACAGGCTCGTCGAGATAGCAAATGCCCTGGGGATGAAGCCGGGGAGCGTCTCCAAGTACCTCGAAGCTCTCCAGGACTACTACGGTCTCATCGAGCGTGAAAAACCTATCCTCGGCGGCAGACGCTCCCGATACGTCATAAGCGACCCATTCATAAAGGCCTGGTTTTCCCTCATCGAGCCGCAGAGGAAGAACATTGAAGCCGGCGACATTGAGGCGTTTAGGAGGTTCCTGGAGGGAAGGCTCGAAAGCTTCCTCGGGAGGGCATTCGAGAGAACCCTAAAGGACATCCTCCACGAGCTCAATGGAAATCTACTGACTTTTGACGAGATAGGGCCCCAGTGGGGCAGAAACTACGAGATAGACCTCGTTGCCATAAACAGGGAGAAAAAAGAGGCTACTTTCATCGAGGCCAAGTGGAGCAGGAACGTTGACGGCCCCAGAGAGATTGGAAAACTGGTCGCCAAGTCCCAGCTAGTTCCGTGGAAGGGCGAGAGGCGCTACCTACTCGTGGCAAGGGACTTCGGGAGAAAGTGCGATGACTGCATGACCGTTGAGGAACTGCTTCCCCACCTAAAACCTTAAATATTCTTCACCAGACATTCAGATGGAAATCTAAACGGAAGGTGATGGGAATGGTTGACTTCGAGCTGCTTAAGAAGATTATAGAGGCGCCGGGAGTTACCGGCTACGAGTTCCTTGGCGTCAGGGATGTGGTAATTGAAGCGTTCAAGCCCCACGTCGATGAAATAAAGGTGGACAAGCTCGGCAACGTTATAGCCCACAAGAAGGGCACCGGTCCGAAGGTCATGCTCGCGGGCCACATGGACCAGATAGGACTCATGGTCACCCATATAGAGAAGAACGGCTTCCTCCGCGTTGCTCCCGTTGGAGGCGTTGACCCGAGGACGCTCATAGCCCAGCGCTTCAAGGTCTGGATCGGGCCGAACGAGTACATCTACGGTGTCGGTGGATCTGTTCCTCCCCACATCCAGAAGCCCGAGGAGAGGAGCAAGGCCCCGACCTGGGACCAGGTCTTCATTGACGTTGGAGCGGAGAGCAAGGAAGAGGCAGAGGAAATGGGTGTTAAGATCGGCACCGTCATCACCTGGGACGGAAGGCTCGAGAAGCTCGGAAAGCACCGCCTTGTGAGCCTCGCCCACGACGACAGGATAGCGGTTTACATACTCGTCGAGGCAGCCAGACAGCTGGCGGAGACCGACGCCGATATCTACTTCGTGGCAACGGTTCAGGAGGAGGTCGGCCTTAGGGGAGCGAAGGTTTCGGCCTTCGGCATAGACCCGGACTACGGTTTTGCGCTCGATGTCACCATAGCGGCTGACGTTCCCGGAACTCCGGAGCACAAGCAGGTCACCCAGCTTGGAAAGGGCGTTGCGATAAAGATAATGGACCGCTCCGTGATATGCCACCCCACCATAGTCCGCTGGATGGAAGAGGTTGCCAAGAAGCACGAGATACCCTACCAGTGGGACATTCTCCTCGGGGGAGGAACCGACGCTGGAGCGATTCACCTCAACAAGAGCGGCGTTCCGAGCGGAGGGATAAGCATCCCCGCACGCTACATCCACTCAAACACCGAAGTGGTTGATGAGCGCGATGTTGATGCAGCCGTCAAGCTTACCGTCAAGGTTCTCGAGGAGATTCACGAGCTGAAGCTCTGAGCTTCCCCTTCTTTAAACTCTTTTTCGAGCTTTCTTGATGCGTAGAGGGCATAGATAAGTCCAACCGCCAGGCCCGCCAGAAGGAACGGCGTTTTTGATGGGAGCGGCAGGCCACGGTGCCATTTGTAGAGCAGGTAGTTTTGGTAGAAGAACAGGTATGAGAGCCACGTTATCAGGAGGGTTATTATACCTTCTTCGATGAGCCTTAGATCCCTCTCTCCCATCTCCATCCCCACACCCACTGGGGTGAAGGCACTATAAACTTTTTGGGAGCAGGGCTTAAATACCTGGAGGACATAAATACATATGGCGAGGGATTATGGAGCCGATAGACCCAGCCATATTTTTTGAGCTTCCGATACCGATCGAGCCCGATAAGAGGGATGTTGAGTGGGTCAAAGACAGGGTGGAGTTTATGGCGGACTACCTCTGGAACAAGCTTGAGCTCTACGATATACTGGGAAGCCCAGACCTCTATTACTCCGAATTTAAGGCCATCGTAAGAGGGAGGGGA
This region of Palaeococcus ferrophilus DSM 13482 genomic DNA includes:
- a CDS encoding ATP-binding protein: MKFYDRESEMTSLEKALEASRSRLVVVVITGRRRVGKTRLVREFFKRNGVKFLDFFVGVKSERLLMEDFSGEIREKLGYSPEFTTFRDLLQYLERISPEAVFFDEFQNVLRINPSMAFELQRFIDRNAEKPLLMVLSGSYLGMMKKLFASRKAPLYGRSSIFMELRPLKPSHVFRMLGDIGVEDAERKVAFYSLFGGVPKYYELLELLGEDEPLELLTKAVEYSTFIVSEGEGLLMDEFGKGYRTYFSILQAIAGGKNRLVEIANALGMKPGSVSKYLEALQDYYGLIEREKPILGGRRSRYVISDPFIKAWFSLIEPQRKNIEAGDIEAFRRFLEGRLESFLGRAFERTLKDILHELNGNLLTFDEIGPQWGRNYEIDLVAINREKKEATFIEAKWSRNVDGPREIGKLVAKSQLVPWKGERRYLLVARDFGRKCDDCMTVEELLPHLKP
- a CDS encoding M42 family metallopeptidase encodes the protein MVDFELLKKIIEAPGVTGYEFLGVRDVVIEAFKPHVDEIKVDKLGNVIAHKKGTGPKVMLAGHMDQIGLMVTHIEKNGFLRVAPVGGVDPRTLIAQRFKVWIGPNEYIYGVGGSVPPHIQKPEERSKAPTWDQVFIDVGAESKEEAEEMGVKIGTVITWDGRLEKLGKHRLVSLAHDDRIAVYILVEAARQLAETDADIYFVATVQEEVGLRGAKVSAFGIDPDYGFALDVTIAADVPGTPEHKQVTQLGKGVAIKIMDRSVICHPTIVRWMEEVAKKHEIPYQWDILLGGGTDAGAIHLNKSGVPSGGISIPARYIHSNTEVVDERDVDAAVKLTVKVLEEIHELKL